Proteins co-encoded in one Sebastes umbrosus isolate fSebUmb1 chromosome 20, fSebUmb1.pri, whole genome shotgun sequence genomic window:
- the aatkb gene encoding serine/threonine-protein kinase LMTK1 isoform X3, with amino-acid sequence MSTLASPASKGSPDVYILPLTEVSLPVAKQPARSVQLLKSSDLSRHSLLYLKEIGNGWFGKVLLGEVNAGLNTAQVVVKELKASGSVQDQMHFLEEAQPFRSLQHPALLQCLAQCTEVTPYLLVMEFCPLGDVKGYLRSCRSSEAMTPEPLILQRMACDIASGLLHMHKHNFSHSDLALRNCLLTAEVSVKIGDYGLSQNKYKDDYYVTTDQMFVPLRWIAPELVDEVHGNLLVADQTQHSNMWSLGVTIWELFELGNQPYRHYSDRQVLTYAVREQQLRLPKPLLKVPLAERWYEVMQFCWLQPDQRPTAEEVHLLLSYLCAKGASEAEEDFERRWNSLRPNTVFNSHRAASAMPRDHPSSTSSSFPLLEQFSAGDGYHSESGDDILTVTETSHGLNFEYKWEQARADQSYRASDSSSTLGQVGHRCPEAFYPPGGIVGGCPMESLSHGVSPSYYQSKHLHAPSILPVLSAHSPSVSSEYYIRIEEPVDCNVDPDYTMCPYSPDYQGSSGSFLTGSADSGECMACPSQAKNMDPYWSADIHKSDMYDSNDSSPAISLTMEPLLGQVLDNSPLRPWESSHYVSYKDRDGGYYYEHSPPLGINPYLIGRDSSSGRHQESWGSRSLRQALGELENPLGITPAVGSAPQQAYRDPYLDTSQTSIIGKNVSGGYYDMMGSLRKTMPSHTRHSSHSVSINMETEGALFIGHRDSDTEEEDEEDIFVERHTCNTWPSKHRHSSGGGSAGHHRRASHSCRQDAYVDFHYTMPSTDIEDSWPEEHSLAFHSLPKPVDYLEPIQAKDNSACLSLSKHHAMVPSDNCNAYIYLCREGETQVPASERECCHSHFVDPLTGLLVRNNSYSHGYSHSSYVSDKAVDVPSNDEMINLSPAPGGPIVAKPALIKPEDSREQLVDLTADETLFKEKKDDLIKENLIMQNPPQPKIEDVTLTMTVAAPPPEDNMHVMVVITDPPSESSQAGDSGVDRSSVSLADILDCSDGDNDEDDDITDDITDVTSGIFADESSELNVSPAFKSLQKQVGTPDSMDSMDLPSAAGSCEGFSPASSHPSSSPKAMDSGYDTENNESPEFVPKEPHEPREQALGKPDLDMSLEEDKELEEDKELEEEEEDKVEPTEGEDSQTGEPVLLPLSDKTPYRDSAYFSDYENERQSRDEGEELAERGRDEEHVEMDLGEKKGEKRKNEELDDAAVNKDIKLEMKHLSTGGTESSSPPEMDAYLSGQDEVLGLPLEPSDAASLAEGGLDEWPSQEESSSLGDWAAEVVGAMEEALGALNGDCSSNIKEEEEEEEEEVEVQDLETTEEIKTIQNRASCEILHTLPKDEVALQHTANTRRFSSSSPPPPSTPPPTEGRGSPANGDEADEEDGDTDDSDESDEELRSYSVQEQSGGEESEDEFHPVPVIVSDNSEAHKLRSLLKMPTLLTTESLEEALESKKKTVSFFDDVTVYLFDQESPTKELSEHGFPLGADGQSSQSKSQEKLSASDDSSDGNISEESAGYEWEDDFPLLPLSTSSVASDSPPPRSIPKAPEPKPAVQFSRFTVSPSNVSRFSITHISDSDMDSAGGSSEDGDKE; translated from the exons tcCAACTCCTGAAATCCTCAGATCTGAGCCGCCACAGTCTCCTCTACCTGAAAGAGATCGGGAATGGCTGGTTCGGGAAG GTTCTGCTGGGGGAGGTGAACGCAGGCCTAAACACCGCCCAGGTGGTGGTGAAGGAGCTCAAAGCCAGCGGCAGCGTGCAGGACCAGATGCACTTCCTGGAGGAAGCGCAGCCTTTCCG GTCCCTGCAGCACCCGGCCCTGCTGCAGTGTTTGGCCCAGTGCACCGAGGTCACTCCCTACCTGCTGGTGATGGAGTTTTGTCCGCTG GGGGACGTGAAAGGTTacctccggagctgcaggtccTCAGAGGCCATGACCCCAGAGCCCTTGATTCTTCAACGGATGGCTTGTGACATCGCCTCAGGACTGttgcacatgcacaaacacaacttCTCACACAG CGACCTGGCTCTGAGGAACTGCTTGTTGACCGCTGAAGTCTCAGTGAAGATCGGAGATTACGGCCTGTCCCAGAACAAGTACAAG GATGATTACTACGTGACCACAGATCAGATGTTCGTGCCGCTGCGTTGGATCGCTCCGGAGCTGGTGGACGAGGTGCACGGAAACCTGCTGGTGGCTGACCAGACCCAGCACAGCAACATGTG GTCTCTGGGCGTGACCATCTGGGAGCTGTTTGAGTTGGGCAACCAGCCCTACAGACACTACTCCGACAGACAAGTCCTGACCTACGCTGTGAGGGAGCAGCAGCTGCGTCTGCCCAAACCGCTGCTCAAAGTGCCGCTGGCCGAGCGCTG GTACGAGGTGATGCAGTTCTGCTGGCTCCAGCCCGATCAGAGACCCACCGCAGAGGAAGTCCACTTGCTGCTCAGTTACCTGTGTGCCAAGGGGGCCAGCGAGGCCGAAGAGGACTTTGAGAGGCGATGGAACTCCCTGCGTCCCAACACCGTATTCAACAGCCACCGCGCTGCCTCGGCAATGCCGCGAGACCACCCCtcgtccacctcctcctccttcccgcTCCTGGAGCAGTTCTCGGCCGGCGACGGCTACCACTCGGAGTCCGGGGACGATATACTCACCGTCACGGAGACCAGCCACGGCCTGAACTTTGAGTACAAGTGGGAACAAGCCAGAGCAGACCAGTCGTACAGAGCCTCGGACTCCTCTAGCACCCTGGGCCAGGTCGGCCATCGCTGTCCGGAAGCGTTTTACCCACCGGGGGGCATCGTGGGAGGCTGCCCCATGGAGAGCCTCAGCCACGGGGTTTCTCCGTCTTACTACCAGTCcaaacatctacatgctccaaGCATACTCCCCGTCCTCAGTGCGCACAGCCCTTCAGTAAGCAGTGAATACTACATCCGCATCGAAGAGCCAGTAGACTGTAACGTTGACCCGGACTATACCATGTGCCCCTACAGCCCAGACTACCAGGGCAGCAGTGGGAGCTTCCTGACTGGGAGTGCGGACTCAGGCGAGTGCATGGCTTGCCCGTCACAGGCTAAGAACATGGATCCCTACTGGTCAGCGGATATCCATAAGTCAGACATGTACGACTCCAATGACTCAAGTCCTGCTATCTCCCTGACAATGGAGCCCCTTTTAGGGCAAGTGTTGGACAACAGCCCGCTACGACCCTGGGAGTCTAGTCACTATGTGTCTTATAAAGACAGAGATGGGGGTTACTACTACGAGCACTCGCCCCCTTTGGGAATAAATCCCTACCTGATAGGACGTGATTCCTCCAGTGGGCGTCATCAGGAGAGCTGGGGGTCAAGGAGCCTGCGTCAGGCCTTAGGTGAGCTGGAGAACCCGCTCGGTATAACTCCCGCCGTCGGCAGCGCACCTCAACAGGCCTACAGAGACCCATACCTGGACACGAGTCAGACCTCCATCATAGGGAAGAACGTGTCCGGAGGCTACTACGACATGATGGGCTCCCTGAGGAAGACAATGCCCAGCCACACCAGGCACAGCAGCCACTCCGTCAGCATCAACATGGAGACGGAGGGGGCACTCTTCATCGGGCACCGAGACAGCGATacggaggaggaagacgaagaGGACATATTTGTCGAGAGACACACCTGCAACACTTGGCCTTCAAAACACCGTcacagcagcggcggcggcagcgcCGGTCACCACAGACGAGCGAGCCACAGCTGCAGACAGGACGCGTACGTAGATTTCCACTACACGATGCCGAGCACGGACATCGAGGACTCGTGGCCGGAGGAGCACAGCCTGGCCTTCCACTCTCTTCCCAAACCCGTCGACTACCTGGAGCCCATCCAGGCCAAAGATAACAGTGCCTGCCTCAGTCTGAGTAAACATCACGCCATGGTGCCCTCAGACAACTGCAACGCCTACATCTACCTGTGCCGCGAGGGTGAGACTCAGGTGCCGGCGTCTGAGAGAGAGTGCTGCCACTCGCACTTTGTCGACCCGCTCACGGGCTTGCTGGTCAGAAACAACAGCTACAGCCACGGCTACAGTCACAGCAGCTACGTCAGCGATAAGGCCGTCGACGTCCCGAGCAATGACGAGATGATCAATCTATCGCCGGCTCCGGGGGGGCCCATTGTGGCCAAACCGGCCTTGATAAAGccagaggacagcagagagCAGTTGGTCGACCTCACAGCCGATGAGACGCTCTTCAAAGAGAAGAAAGAcgatttaataaaagaaaatctaaTCATGCAAAACCCACCACAGCCTAAAATAGAAGACGTGACGCTGACGATGACTGTGGCCGCTCCGCCTCCTGAAGACAACATGCACGTGATGGTGGTGATCACAGACCCGCCGTCGGAGTCGAGTCAAGCTGGCGACAGCGGTGTCGACCGCTCCAGCGTGAGCCTCGCCGACATCCTCGACTGCAGCGACGGCGACAACGACGAGGACGACGACATCACAGACGACATCACCGACGTCACCTCGGGCATCTTCGCGGACGAGTCCAGCGAGCTGAACGTTTCTCCCGCCTTCAAGTCGCTGCAGAAGCAGGTGGGAACCCCCGACTCCATGGACTCCATGGATCTGCCGTCTGCGGCCGGGTCTTGCGAAGGCTTCAGCCCGGCGTCCTCCCACCCGTCCAGTTCACCTAAAGCGATGGACAGCGGCTATGACACGGAAAACAACGAGAGCCCCGAGTTTGTACCCAAAGAGCCTCATGAACCCCGTGAACAAGCTCTGGGGAAGCCTGACCTTGATATGAGCCTGGAGGAGGacaaggagctggaggaggacaaggagctggaggaggaggaggaggataaagTGGAGCCCACAGAGGGTGAAGACTCACAGACAGGCGAACCCGTTCTTTTACCACTCAGCGATAAGACGCCATACAGAGACTCTGCCTACTTTTCAGACTATGAGAATGAAAGACAGTCTAGAGATGAGGGGGAGGAGctggcagagagaggaagagatgaagAACATGTGGAAATGGACTTGGGAGAAAAGAAGGGTGAGAAGAGGAAGAACGAGGAGCTCGATGACGCTGCAGTGAACAAAGACATCAAACTTGAAATGAAACACTTATCAACAGGAGGAACCGAATCCTCGTCTCCACCAGAGATGGACGCGTATCTGTCAGGTCAGGATGAGGTTCTGGGTCTTCCTCTGGAGCCCTCTGACGCTGCTTCACTAGCAGAGGGCGGGCTGGACGAATGGCCGTCTCAGGAAGAGAGCTCGTCCCTCGGAGACTGGGCGGCGGAGGTGGTGGGAGCCATGGAGGAAGCCCTCGGCGCCCTTAATGGAGATTGCTCCTCCAACAtcaaggaagaagaggaggaggaggaggaggaagtagaAGTTCAAGATTTAGAAACAACAGAAGAGATCAAGACGATTCAAAACAGAGCATCCTGTGAAATCCTGCACACGCTACCCAAAGACGAGGTGGCCTTGCAGCACACGGCGAACACCAGGAggttttcttcctcctctcctccacctccgtcCACCCCTCCTCCAACGGAGGGCCGAGGGTCTCCGGCTAACGGGGACGAGGCGGACGAGGAGGACGGCGACACCGACGACAGTGACGAGTCGGACGAGGAGCTGCGGAGCTACAGCGTGCAGGAGCAGAGCGGCGGGGAGGAGAGCGAGGACGAGTTCCACCCGGTGCCCGTCATCGTGAGCGACAACAGCGAAGCCCACAAACTGCGCAGCCTCTTGAAGATGCCGACGCTGCTCACCACGGAGAGCCTGGAGGAGGCGCTGGAATCCAAGAAGAAGACGGTGTCTTTTTTTGACGACGTCACCGTCTATCTGTTCGATCAG GAAAGCCCGACGAAGGAGCTGTCTGAGCACGGCTTCCCTTTAGGAGCAGATGGTCAGAGTTCACAGAGCAAATCCCAAGAGAAGCTCAGCGCCTCGGATGACTCTTCAGACGGGAACATCTCAGAGGAGA GTGCAGGCTACGAGTGGGAGGACGACTTCCCTCTGCTTCCTCTATCAACGTCCTCCGTGGCGTCTGACTCCCCTCCACCTCGCTCCATCCCCAAAGCTCCGGAGCCCAAACCGGCCGTACAGTTCTCCCGCTTCACCGTCTCCCCCTCCAACGTGTCCCGGTTCTCCATCACTCACATCTCCGACTCTGACATGGACTCCGCAGGAG GAAGCAGCGAGGACGGGGACAAAGAATAA
- the aatkb gene encoding serine/threonine-protein kinase LMTK1 isoform X4, whose amino-acid sequence MHFLEEAQPFRSLQHPALLQCLAQCTEVTPYLLVMEFCPLGDVKGYLRSCRSSEAMTPEPLILQRMACDIASGLLHMHKHNFSHSDLALRNCLLTAEVSVKIGDYGLSQNKYKDDYYVTTDQMFVPLRWIAPELVDEVHGNLLVADQTQHSNMWSLGVTIWELFELGNQPYRHYSDRQVLTYAVREQQLRLPKPLLKVPLAERWYEVMQFCWLQPDQRPTAEEVHLLLSYLCAKGASEAEEDFERRWNSLRPNTVFNSHRAASAMPRDHPSSTSSSFPLLEQFSAGDGYHSESGDDILTVTETSHGLNFEYKWEQARADQSYRASDSSSTLGQVGHRCPEAFYPPGGIVGGCPMESLSHGVSPSYYQSKHLHAPSILPVLSAHSPSVSSEYYIRIEEPVDCNVDPDYTMCPYSPDYQGSSGSFLTGSADSGECMACPSQAKNMDPYWSADIHKSDMYDSNDSSPAISLTMEPLLGQVLDNSPLRPWESSHYVSYKDRDGGYYYEHSPPLGINPYLIGRDSSSGRHQESWGSRSLRQALGELENPLGITPAVGSAPQQAYRDPYLDTSQTSIIGKNVSGGYYDMMGSLRKTMPSHTRHSSHSVSINMETEGALFIGHRDSDTEEEDEEDIFVERHTCNTWPSKHRHSSGGGSAGHHRRASHSCRQDAYVDFHYTMPSTDIEDSWPEEHSLAFHSLPKPVDYLEPIQAKDNSACLSLSKHHAMVPSDNCNAYIYLCREGETQVPASERECCHSHFVDPLTGLLVRNNSYSHGYSHSSYVSDKAVDVPSNDEMINLSPAPGGPIVAKPALIKPEDSREQLVDLTADETLFKEKKDDLIKENLIMQNPPQPKIEDVTLTMTVAAPPPEDNMHVMVVITDPPSESSQAGDSGVDRSSVSLADILDCSDGDNDEDDDITDDITDVTSGIFADESSELNVSPAFKSLQKQVGTPDSMDSMDLPSAAGSCEGFSPASSHPSSSPKAMDSGYDTENNESPEFVPKEPHEPREQALGKPDLDMSLEEDKELEEDKELEEEEEDKVEPTEGEDSQTGEPVLLPLSDKTPYRDSAYFSDYENERQSRDEGEELAERGRDEEHVEMDLGEKKGEKRKNEELDDAAVNKDIKLEMKHLSTGGTESSSPPEMDAYLSGQDEVLGLPLEPSDAASLAEGGLDEWPSQEESSSLGDWAAEVVGAMEEALGALNGDCSSNIKEEEEEEEEEVEVQDLETTEEIKTIQNRASCEILHTLPKDEVALQHTANTRRFSSSSPPPPSTPPPTEGRGSPANGDEADEEDGDTDDSDESDEELRSYSVQEQSGGEESEDEFHPVPVIVSDNSEAHKLRSLLKMPTLLTTESLEEALESKKKTVSFFDDVTVYLFDQESPTKELSEHGFPLGADGQSSQSKSQEKLSASDDSSDGNISEESAGYEWEDDFPLLPLSTSSVASDSPPPRSIPKAPEPKPAVQFSRFTVSPSNVSRFSITHISDSDMDSAGGSSEDGDKE is encoded by the exons ATGCACTTCCTGGAGGAAGCGCAGCCTTTCCG GTCCCTGCAGCACCCGGCCCTGCTGCAGTGTTTGGCCCAGTGCACCGAGGTCACTCCCTACCTGCTGGTGATGGAGTTTTGTCCGCTG GGGGACGTGAAAGGTTacctccggagctgcaggtccTCAGAGGCCATGACCCCAGAGCCCTTGATTCTTCAACGGATGGCTTGTGACATCGCCTCAGGACTGttgcacatgcacaaacacaacttCTCACACAG CGACCTGGCTCTGAGGAACTGCTTGTTGACCGCTGAAGTCTCAGTGAAGATCGGAGATTACGGCCTGTCCCAGAACAAGTACAAG GATGATTACTACGTGACCACAGATCAGATGTTCGTGCCGCTGCGTTGGATCGCTCCGGAGCTGGTGGACGAGGTGCACGGAAACCTGCTGGTGGCTGACCAGACCCAGCACAGCAACATGTG GTCTCTGGGCGTGACCATCTGGGAGCTGTTTGAGTTGGGCAACCAGCCCTACAGACACTACTCCGACAGACAAGTCCTGACCTACGCTGTGAGGGAGCAGCAGCTGCGTCTGCCCAAACCGCTGCTCAAAGTGCCGCTGGCCGAGCGCTG GTACGAGGTGATGCAGTTCTGCTGGCTCCAGCCCGATCAGAGACCCACCGCAGAGGAAGTCCACTTGCTGCTCAGTTACCTGTGTGCCAAGGGGGCCAGCGAGGCCGAAGAGGACTTTGAGAGGCGATGGAACTCCCTGCGTCCCAACACCGTATTCAACAGCCACCGCGCTGCCTCGGCAATGCCGCGAGACCACCCCtcgtccacctcctcctccttcccgcTCCTGGAGCAGTTCTCGGCCGGCGACGGCTACCACTCGGAGTCCGGGGACGATATACTCACCGTCACGGAGACCAGCCACGGCCTGAACTTTGAGTACAAGTGGGAACAAGCCAGAGCAGACCAGTCGTACAGAGCCTCGGACTCCTCTAGCACCCTGGGCCAGGTCGGCCATCGCTGTCCGGAAGCGTTTTACCCACCGGGGGGCATCGTGGGAGGCTGCCCCATGGAGAGCCTCAGCCACGGGGTTTCTCCGTCTTACTACCAGTCcaaacatctacatgctccaaGCATACTCCCCGTCCTCAGTGCGCACAGCCCTTCAGTAAGCAGTGAATACTACATCCGCATCGAAGAGCCAGTAGACTGTAACGTTGACCCGGACTATACCATGTGCCCCTACAGCCCAGACTACCAGGGCAGCAGTGGGAGCTTCCTGACTGGGAGTGCGGACTCAGGCGAGTGCATGGCTTGCCCGTCACAGGCTAAGAACATGGATCCCTACTGGTCAGCGGATATCCATAAGTCAGACATGTACGACTCCAATGACTCAAGTCCTGCTATCTCCCTGACAATGGAGCCCCTTTTAGGGCAAGTGTTGGACAACAGCCCGCTACGACCCTGGGAGTCTAGTCACTATGTGTCTTATAAAGACAGAGATGGGGGTTACTACTACGAGCACTCGCCCCCTTTGGGAATAAATCCCTACCTGATAGGACGTGATTCCTCCAGTGGGCGTCATCAGGAGAGCTGGGGGTCAAGGAGCCTGCGTCAGGCCTTAGGTGAGCTGGAGAACCCGCTCGGTATAACTCCCGCCGTCGGCAGCGCACCTCAACAGGCCTACAGAGACCCATACCTGGACACGAGTCAGACCTCCATCATAGGGAAGAACGTGTCCGGAGGCTACTACGACATGATGGGCTCCCTGAGGAAGACAATGCCCAGCCACACCAGGCACAGCAGCCACTCCGTCAGCATCAACATGGAGACGGAGGGGGCACTCTTCATCGGGCACCGAGACAGCGATacggaggaggaagacgaagaGGACATATTTGTCGAGAGACACACCTGCAACACTTGGCCTTCAAAACACCGTcacagcagcggcggcggcagcgcCGGTCACCACAGACGAGCGAGCCACAGCTGCAGACAGGACGCGTACGTAGATTTCCACTACACGATGCCGAGCACGGACATCGAGGACTCGTGGCCGGAGGAGCACAGCCTGGCCTTCCACTCTCTTCCCAAACCCGTCGACTACCTGGAGCCCATCCAGGCCAAAGATAACAGTGCCTGCCTCAGTCTGAGTAAACATCACGCCATGGTGCCCTCAGACAACTGCAACGCCTACATCTACCTGTGCCGCGAGGGTGAGACTCAGGTGCCGGCGTCTGAGAGAGAGTGCTGCCACTCGCACTTTGTCGACCCGCTCACGGGCTTGCTGGTCAGAAACAACAGCTACAGCCACGGCTACAGTCACAGCAGCTACGTCAGCGATAAGGCCGTCGACGTCCCGAGCAATGACGAGATGATCAATCTATCGCCGGCTCCGGGGGGGCCCATTGTGGCCAAACCGGCCTTGATAAAGccagaggacagcagagagCAGTTGGTCGACCTCACAGCCGATGAGACGCTCTTCAAAGAGAAGAAAGAcgatttaataaaagaaaatctaaTCATGCAAAACCCACCACAGCCTAAAATAGAAGACGTGACGCTGACGATGACTGTGGCCGCTCCGCCTCCTGAAGACAACATGCACGTGATGGTGGTGATCACAGACCCGCCGTCGGAGTCGAGTCAAGCTGGCGACAGCGGTGTCGACCGCTCCAGCGTGAGCCTCGCCGACATCCTCGACTGCAGCGACGGCGACAACGACGAGGACGACGACATCACAGACGACATCACCGACGTCACCTCGGGCATCTTCGCGGACGAGTCCAGCGAGCTGAACGTTTCTCCCGCCTTCAAGTCGCTGCAGAAGCAGGTGGGAACCCCCGACTCCATGGACTCCATGGATCTGCCGTCTGCGGCCGGGTCTTGCGAAGGCTTCAGCCCGGCGTCCTCCCACCCGTCCAGTTCACCTAAAGCGATGGACAGCGGCTATGACACGGAAAACAACGAGAGCCCCGAGTTTGTACCCAAAGAGCCTCATGAACCCCGTGAACAAGCTCTGGGGAAGCCTGACCTTGATATGAGCCTGGAGGAGGacaaggagctggaggaggacaaggagctggaggaggaggaggaggataaagTGGAGCCCACAGAGGGTGAAGACTCACAGACAGGCGAACCCGTTCTTTTACCACTCAGCGATAAGACGCCATACAGAGACTCTGCCTACTTTTCAGACTATGAGAATGAAAGACAGTCTAGAGATGAGGGGGAGGAGctggcagagagaggaagagatgaagAACATGTGGAAATGGACTTGGGAGAAAAGAAGGGTGAGAAGAGGAAGAACGAGGAGCTCGATGACGCTGCAGTGAACAAAGACATCAAACTTGAAATGAAACACTTATCAACAGGAGGAACCGAATCCTCGTCTCCACCAGAGATGGACGCGTATCTGTCAGGTCAGGATGAGGTTCTGGGTCTTCCTCTGGAGCCCTCTGACGCTGCTTCACTAGCAGAGGGCGGGCTGGACGAATGGCCGTCTCAGGAAGAGAGCTCGTCCCTCGGAGACTGGGCGGCGGAGGTGGTGGGAGCCATGGAGGAAGCCCTCGGCGCCCTTAATGGAGATTGCTCCTCCAACAtcaaggaagaagaggaggaggaggaggaggaagtagaAGTTCAAGATTTAGAAACAACAGAAGAGATCAAGACGATTCAAAACAGAGCATCCTGTGAAATCCTGCACACGCTACCCAAAGACGAGGTGGCCTTGCAGCACACGGCGAACACCAGGAggttttcttcctcctctcctccacctccgtcCACCCCTCCTCCAACGGAGGGCCGAGGGTCTCCGGCTAACGGGGACGAGGCGGACGAGGAGGACGGCGACACCGACGACAGTGACGAGTCGGACGAGGAGCTGCGGAGCTACAGCGTGCAGGAGCAGAGCGGCGGGGAGGAGAGCGAGGACGAGTTCCACCCGGTGCCCGTCATCGTGAGCGACAACAGCGAAGCCCACAAACTGCGCAGCCTCTTGAAGATGCCGACGCTGCTCACCACGGAGAGCCTGGAGGAGGCGCTGGAATCCAAGAAGAAGACGGTGTCTTTTTTTGACGACGTCACCGTCTATCTGTTCGATCAG GAAAGCCCGACGAAGGAGCTGTCTGAGCACGGCTTCCCTTTAGGAGCAGATGGTCAGAGTTCACAGAGCAAATCCCAAGAGAAGCTCAGCGCCTCGGATGACTCTTCAGACGGGAACATCTCAGAGGAGA GTGCAGGCTACGAGTGGGAGGACGACTTCCCTCTGCTTCCTCTATCAACGTCCTCCGTGGCGTCTGACTCCCCTCCACCTCGCTCCATCCCCAAAGCTCCGGAGCCCAAACCGGCCGTACAGTTCTCCCGCTTCACCGTCTCCCCCTCCAACGTGTCCCGGTTCTCCATCACTCACATCTCCGACTCTGACATGGACTCCGCAGGAG GAAGCAGCGAGGACGGGGACAAAGAATAA